From Pseudomonas sp. FP2335, the proteins below share one genomic window:
- a CDS encoding transglutaminase family protein produces MDTYLSPSRFIDSDHPAVVEFAEKHRSTSADFNDQAVSLYYAVREAIRYNPYTFSRDPSTLNASFALASGESYCVPKANLLAACARHCGIPARIGLADVRNHLSTPRLLALLKSDVFAMHGYTELYLRGRWVKATPAFNRQLCDVFDVPPLEFDGINDSVFHAFNRQGQRSMEYIVDHGQFSDVPEAFFFEHIRTCYPHLFAADSPPLLGDMHTDSSRG; encoded by the coding sequence ATGGATACGTACCTGAGTCCCAGCCGCTTCATCGATAGTGACCACCCTGCGGTGGTGGAGTTCGCCGAAAAGCATCGCAGTACCAGTGCGGATTTTAATGACCAGGCAGTCAGTCTTTATTACGCCGTACGTGAGGCGATTCGCTACAACCCCTATACCTTCAGCCGCGATCCCAGCACCTTGAATGCCAGCTTCGCCTTGGCCAGCGGTGAAAGCTATTGCGTGCCCAAGGCCAACCTGCTCGCTGCCTGCGCCCGCCACTGCGGCATCCCGGCGCGTATCGGCCTGGCGGATGTGCGCAATCATCTGTCGACGCCGCGCCTGCTCGCTTTACTCAAAAGCGATGTATTCGCCATGCACGGTTACACCGAACTTTACTTGCGCGGGCGTTGGGTCAAGGCCACCCCGGCGTTCAACAGGCAGTTGTGTGACGTGTTCGATGTGCCGCCGCTGGAATTCGATGGGATCAATGACAGTGTGTTCCACGCGTTCAACCGCCAGGGGCAGCGCTCGATGGAGTACATCGTCGACCATGGGCAGTTTTCCGATGTGCCTGAAGCGTTTTTCTTCGAGCATATTCGTACGTGTTACCCGCATCTGTTTGCCGCAGACAGTCCGCCGCTGCTCGGTGACATGCACACCGATTCAAGCCGTGGGTGA
- a CDS encoding TDT family transporter, whose amino-acid sequence MTCSNTISYKPFSHLARPREVIRQFTPNWFAATMGTGVLALALAQVPVNLPGLYAIAEGLWWFTIGLFVLFSGLYAARWVMFFHEARRIFGHSTVSMFFGTIPMGLATILNGLLLFGLPRWGGDVIPLAEALWWLDVAMALACGVLIPFMMFTRQEHSIDQMTAVWLLPVVAAEVAAASGGLLAPHLADAHGQLVMLVTGYVLWAFSLPVAFSILTILMLRMALHKLPHANMAASSWLALGPIGTGALGMLLLGGDAPAIFAANGMPGVGEMANGLGLVAGITLWGFGLWWMLIAVLITLRYLRAGIPFNLGWWGFTFPLGVYALATLKLASLLHLGFFSVFGSVLVLTLALMWLIVARRTVQGAYKGELFVSPCIAGLGNK is encoded by the coding sequence ATGACCTGCTCGAATACCATCAGTTACAAACCCTTCAGTCACCTGGCCCGGCCACGGGAAGTGATTCGCCAGTTCACCCCCAACTGGTTTGCCGCGACCATGGGCACCGGCGTGCTGGCGCTGGCCTTGGCGCAGGTGCCGGTCAACCTGCCGGGCTTGTACGCCATCGCCGAAGGCTTGTGGTGGTTCACCATCGGCCTGTTTGTATTGTTCAGCGGATTGTATGCGGCCCGCTGGGTGATGTTTTTCCACGAGGCGCGGCGGATCTTCGGGCACTCCACGGTTTCGATGTTCTTCGGCACCATCCCCATGGGCCTGGCGACCATTCTCAACGGTTTGCTGCTGTTCGGCTTGCCGCGCTGGGGCGGCGATGTGATACCGCTGGCCGAAGCCCTGTGGTGGCTGGACGTGGCAATGGCCCTGGCCTGTGGCGTGTTGATCCCCTTCATGATGTTCACCCGCCAGGAACACAGCATCGACCAGATGACGGCCGTGTGGCTGCTGCCCGTGGTCGCTGCTGAAGTGGCCGCTGCCAGCGGTGGCCTGTTGGCGCCGCACTTGGCCGATGCCCATGGGCAACTGGTGATGCTGGTGACAGGCTACGTACTGTGGGCGTTTTCCTTGCCGGTGGCGTTCAGCATCCTGACCATCCTGATGTTGCGCATGGCCCTGCATAAACTGCCCCACGCCAATATGGCTGCGTCGAGCTGGCTGGCCCTTGGCCCGATCGGCACTGGTGCCCTGGGTATGTTGCTGCTCGGCGGCGACGCCCCGGCGATCTTTGCTGCCAACGGCATGCCCGGTGTCGGCGAGATGGCCAACGGCCTGGGCCTGGTGGCCGGTATTACCCTGTGGGGCTTCGGTTTGTGGTGGATGCTGATCGCCGTGTTGATCACCCTGCGTTACCTGCGTGCGGGCATCCCATTCAACCTCGGCTGGTGGGGGTTTACCTTTCCACTGGGCGTGTATGCGCTGGCCACGTTGAAGCTGGCGAGCCTGCTGCATCTGGGGTTCTTCAGTGTGTTCGGCAGTGTGCTGGTGCTGACGTTGGCGTTGATGTGGCTGATCGTCGCCAGGCGCACCGTGCAGGGCGCCTATAAAGGTGAGCTTTTTGTTTCGCCGTGTATTGCAGGACTAGGGAATAAGTAA
- a CDS encoding MFS transporter, with protein MSHPSQFTLLRTRRFLPFFITQLLGAFNDNIFKQSLILAILYKLTIDGDRSIWVNLCALLFILPFFLFSALAGQFGEKFNKDALIRAIKIGEIVIMAVGAAGFLTNHLELMLLALFAMGTHSALFGPVKYSIMPQALHEDELVGGNGLVEMGTFLAILAGTIGAGIMMSSTHYAPVVAVAIVGVAVLGYLASRSIPRAAASTPGLRLNWNIFSESWATLRLGLGQTPAVSRSIVGNSWFWFVGAIYLTQIPAYAKEWLYGDETVVTLILTVFSVGIALGSMLCEKLSGRKVEIGLVPFGSFGLTVFGLLLWWHSGGFPQNVQANDWLAVLSHGQAWWVLFDILGLGVFGGFYIVPLYALIQSRTAENERARVIAANNILNALFMVVSAIVSILLLSVAKLSIPELFLVVSLLNIAVNTYIFKIVPEFTMRFMIWLLSHSMYRVEHRNLEAIPDEGAALLVCNHVSFVDALLIGGAVRRPIRFVMYYKIYHLPVLNFIFRTAGAIPIAGRHEDIQIYEKAFTRIAQYLKDGELVCIFPEGKLTADGEMNEFRGGVTRILEETPVPVIPLALQGLWGSFFSRDPNKGFFHRVWSRVVLVAGEPVPEPTPARLQEVVGGLRGSVR; from the coding sequence ATGAGCCACCCCTCGCAATTCACCTTGCTGCGCACACGGCGCTTCCTGCCGTTTTTCATTACCCAGTTGCTGGGTGCTTTCAACGACAACATCTTCAAGCAATCGCTGATCCTCGCCATTCTCTACAAGCTGACCATCGACGGTGACCGTTCGATCTGGGTCAACCTGTGCGCGTTGCTGTTCATCCTGCCGTTCTTCCTGTTCTCGGCGCTGGCCGGGCAGTTTGGCGAGAAATTCAACAAGGACGCGTTGATCCGCGCGATCAAGATCGGCGAGATCGTGATCATGGCCGTGGGCGCCGCGGGCTTCTTGACCAACCATCTGGAATTGATGCTGCTGGCGTTGTTTGCCATGGGCACCCATTCGGCGCTGTTCGGGCCGGTGAAGTACTCGATCATGCCCCAGGCCCTGCACGAAGATGAGCTGGTGGGCGGCAACGGCCTGGTGGAGATGGGTACGTTCCTGGCGATCCTGGCCGGCACCATTGGCGCCGGGATCATGATGTCGTCGACCCATTACGCGCCAGTGGTAGCGGTGGCGATTGTCGGTGTGGCGGTGCTCGGTTACCTGGCCAGCCGCAGTATTCCGCGGGCGGCGGCGTCGACGCCGGGGCTGCGTTTGAACTGGAATATCTTCAGCGAATCCTGGGCCACTTTGCGCCTGGGCCTGGGGCAGACACCCGCGGTGTCACGGTCCATTGTCGGCAACTCGTGGTTCTGGTTTGTCGGTGCGATCTACCTGACGCAAATCCCGGCCTACGCCAAGGAATGGTTGTACGGCGACGAAACCGTAGTGACGCTGATCCTCACCGTGTTCTCGGTGGGTATCGCCCTCGGTTCGATGCTCTGCGAAAAACTCTCCGGGCGTAAGGTGGAAATCGGCCTGGTGCCGTTCGGTTCATTCGGCCTGACGGTGTTTGGCCTGCTGCTGTGGTGGCACTCCGGCGGCTTCCCGCAGAACGTACAGGCCAACGATTGGCTCGCGGTGTTGAGCCATGGCCAGGCGTGGTGGGTGTTGTTCGACATCCTCGGGCTGGGCGTGTTTGGCGGCTTTTATATTGTGCCGCTGTATGCGCTGATCCAGTCGCGTACTGCCGAGAACGAACGCGCACGGGTGATCGCGGCGAACAACATTCTCAATGCGTTGTTCATGGTGGTGTCGGCGATTGTCTCGATCCTGCTGCTCAGCGTGGCCAAGCTGTCGATTCCGGAGTTGTTCCTGGTGGTGTCGCTGCTCAACATCGCGGTGAACACCTACATCTTCAAGATCGTGCCCGAGTTCACCATGCGTTTCATGATCTGGCTGCTCAGCCATTCCATGTACCGCGTGGAGCACCGCAACCTGGAAGCGATCCCGGATGAGGGCGCGGCATTGCTGGTGTGCAACCACGTGTCGTTTGTCGATGCGCTGTTGATTGGCGGCGCGGTGCGTCGGCCGATTCGCTTCGTCATGTACTACAAGATCTACCACTTGCCGGTGCTGAACTTTATCTTCCGCACGGCCGGAGCGATTCCGATTGCCGGGCGGCATGAGGACATTCAGATCTACGAAAAGGCCTTCACGCGGATTGCGCAGTATCTGAAGGACGGCGAGTTGGTGTGCATCTTTCCGGAAGGCAAGTTGACGGCTGACGGCGAGATGAATGAGTTTCGCGGTGGGGTGACGCGGATTCTGGAGGAGACGCCGGTGCCGGTGATTCCGCTGGCGTTGCAGGGGTTGTGGGGGAGCTTTTTCAGTCGCGATCCGAACAAGGGCTTCTTTCACCGGGTCTGGTCGCGGGTGGTGTTGGTGGCGGGTGAGCCAGTGCCAGAGCCGACGCCTGCAAGATTGCAGGAGGTGGTTGGTGGGTTGCGGGGAAGTGTCAGGTAG
- a CDS encoding acyl-CoA dehydrogenase, with amino-acid sequence MLLLWILVLVVGIAYLAHRRTAPLPALGVVAVYLLAMGAWSHAPGWLLLVFWILIAVVAVPLLLPDLRRQYFTKPLFSWFQKVLPPMSETERDAIDAGTVWWDGELFSGRPDWDKLLAYPKAQLTEEEQAFIDGPTEELCAMVSDWDIGQAMDLPPAAWEHIKTHGFFALIIPKEYGGKGFSAYAHSQVAMKLATRSGDLASTVMVPNSLGPAELLLHYGTDEQRNHYLPRLARGDDIPCFALTGPLAGSDAGAMPDTGVICKGEWQGKETLGLRLNWEKRYITLGPVATLLGLAFKAHDPDHLLGEEEDLGISLALIPTDTPGVEIGRRHLPLGAAFMNGPNSGKDVFIPLEFLIGGQEMLGKGWMMLMNCLSVGRSISLPAVGTGAAKFTSLVTGQYAQVREQFNVPLSAFEGIQEALARIGGNAWLMDSARMLTANAVDLGEKPSVLSAILKYHLTERGRECIGHAMDVHGGKGIIMGPNNYLGRSWQGAPIFITVEGANILSRNLMIFGQGAIRCHPFVLKEMALAGREDHDQALKEFDSLLMQHIGFAVSNAASTLVLNLGIGHFEKAPGNRLSQGYFRALNRQAAAFALLADLSMMLLGGELKRRERLSARLGDVLSHMYLASAALKRYHDLDSPGHMEPLFAWAMEESLGESERALDELLSNFPNKVLGCLLRVIVFPFGRRHTGPSDALDAEVAAVIGRAKGDPTLEELLAGCYRPQSAQDPVGALQHAYDLLGASHALQKKLHTALKSGQVKPAAGEHAIDAALEAGVLQPAEAQTLRDAEAARRKVIDVDDFSKEELAQAEGTVR; translated from the coding sequence ATGCTGTTGTTGTGGATACTGGTTCTGGTGGTCGGCATTGCCTACCTGGCACACCGCCGCACCGCGCCCCTGCCCGCCCTGGGCGTGGTCGCCGTCTACCTGCTGGCGATGGGCGCATGGAGCCACGCGCCGGGCTGGCTGCTGCTGGTTTTCTGGATACTGATCGCCGTTGTCGCCGTGCCGTTGCTGCTGCCCGACCTGCGCCGCCAATACTTCACCAAGCCGCTGTTCAGCTGGTTCCAGAAAGTCCTGCCACCGATGTCCGAGACCGAACGCGATGCCATCGACGCCGGCACCGTGTGGTGGGATGGCGAACTGTTCAGCGGCCGCCCGGACTGGGACAAGCTGCTCGCTTACCCCAAGGCCCAACTGACTGAAGAAGAACAGGCGTTTATCGACGGCCCCACCGAAGAACTCTGTGCAATGGTCAGCGACTGGGACATCGGCCAGGCCATGGACCTGCCGCCCGCCGCCTGGGAGCACATCAAGACCCATGGCTTCTTCGCCCTGATCATCCCCAAGGAATACGGCGGCAAGGGCTTCTCGGCCTACGCCCACTCCCAGGTGGCGATGAAACTCGCGACCCGCAGCGGCGACCTGGCGTCCACCGTGATGGTGCCCAACTCCCTCGGCCCGGCCGAACTGTTGCTGCACTACGGCACCGACGAGCAACGCAACCACTACCTGCCGCGCCTGGCCCGGGGCGACGACATTCCGTGCTTCGCCCTCACCGGCCCGCTGGCCGGCTCCGACGCCGGTGCCATGCCCGACACCGGGGTGATTTGCAAAGGTGAATGGCAAGGCAAGGAAACCCTCGGCCTGCGCCTGAACTGGGAAAAACGCTACATCACCCTCGGCCCGGTCGCGACCCTGCTCGGGCTGGCGTTCAAGGCCCATGACCCGGATCACCTGCTGGGTGAAGAGGAAGACCTGGGCATCAGCCTCGCGCTGATCCCCACCGATACACCGGGTGTGGAAATCGGCCGTCGCCACCTGCCGCTGGGCGCCGCGTTCATGAACGGTCCCAACTCCGGCAAGGACGTGTTCATCCCCCTGGAATTCCTGATTGGCGGCCAGGAGATGCTCGGCAAGGGCTGGATGATGTTGATGAACTGCCTGTCCGTGGGCCGTTCGATTTCCCTGCCTGCCGTGGGCACCGGCGCCGCCAAGTTCACCAGCCTGGTCACCGGCCAATATGCCCAGGTCCGCGAGCAGTTCAACGTCCCGCTGTCGGCGTTCGAAGGTATCCAGGAAGCCCTGGCGCGGATCGGCGGCAATGCCTGGCTGATGGACAGTGCGCGCATGCTCACCGCCAACGCGGTGGACCTCGGGGAGAAACCCTCGGTGCTGTCGGCGATCCTCAAGTACCACCTCACCGAACGCGGCCGCGAGTGCATCGGCCACGCCATGGACGTGCACGGCGGCAAGGGCATCATCATGGGCCCGAACAACTACCTGGGGCGCAGTTGGCAAGGTGCGCCGATCTTCATCACCGTGGAAGGCGCGAATATCCTCTCGCGCAACCTGATGATCTTCGGCCAGGGCGCGATCCGCTGCCATCCGTTCGTGCTCAAGGAAATGGCCTTGGCCGGTCGTGAAGACCACGATCAGGCGCTGAAGGAATTCGACAGCCTGTTGATGCAACACATTGGTTTTGCCGTGAGCAACGCCGCCAGCACCCTGGTGTTGAACCTGGGCATCGGTCACTTCGAGAAAGCACCGGGCAACCGCTTGAGCCAAGGTTATTTCCGCGCGCTGAACCGTCAGGCCGCGGCGTTCGCCCTGCTCGCCGACCTGAGCATGATGCTGCTGGGTGGCGAACTCAAACGCCGCGAACGCCTGTCGGCACGCCTGGGCGATGTACTCAGCCACATGTACCTGGCCTCGGCGGCGCTCAAGCGTTACCACGACCTGGACTCGCCGGGCCACATGGAGCCGCTGTTCGCCTGGGCCATGGAGGAAAGCCTGGGTGAATCGGAGCGCGCACTGGACGAACTGCTCAGCAACTTCCCGAACAAGGTGCTCGGTTGCCTGCTGCGGGTGATCGTGTTCCCGTTCGGCCGTCGGCATACCGGGCCATCCGATGCGCTGGATGCCGAAGTCGCCGCAGTGATCGGCCGCGCCAAGGGCGATCCGACCCTGGAAGAGTTGCTGGCTGGCTGCTACCGCCCGCAATCGGCGCAAGACCCGGTCGGCGCCCTGCAACATGCCTACGACCTCCTGGGCGCCAGCCATGCGTTGCAGAAGAAACTGCATACCGCGCTCAAGAGCGGCCAGGTCAAACCGGCGGCTGGCGAGCATGCCATCGACGCGGCGCTGGAAGCGGGCGTGCTGCAACCGGCCGAAGCGCAAACCCTGCGCGACGCCGAAGCGGCGCGGCGCAAGGTGATCGACGTGGATGATTTCAGCAAGGAAGAGCTGGCCCAGGCAGAGGGCACAGTCCGCTGA
- a CDS encoding MFS transporter gives MSSNPSNRSSLVFLAITLLTFLAASSAPTPLYHLYQEGLHFSAGMLTLIFGVYAISLLAALLTVGSLSDHLGRKPVIFAALVLDMLAMLLFINEGSVAWLIAARTLQGFATGMATAVLGAALLDHDRQQGPLVNSVAPLLGMACGAMGSSVLVEFAPLPTQLIYWTLFVLMLLQALYVWRLPETVSRIPGALASLRPTLHVPPQARRALWLSLPVDVAVWAMGGFYLSLAPSLVRAATGSTSNLIGGGLVAVLTLSGALMIFSLRNRPADKVLRLGASLLAVGVGLILMAVHSASLPLFFMATLVAGSGFGAGFLGALRSVVPLALPHERAGLMSAFYVLSYLAFCLPSLLAGNLIRSFGLIATTDGYGVVLILLSLGALGGLLVQGSVKRAYR, from the coding sequence ATGTCCAGCAACCCTTCTAACCGTTCCAGCCTGGTGTTCCTGGCGATCACCTTGCTGACCTTCCTCGCCGCTTCCAGCGCGCCGACGCCGTTGTATCACCTGTATCAGGAAGGCCTGCATTTTTCCGCGGGCATGCTTACGCTGATCTTTGGGGTCTATGCCATCAGCCTGCTGGCGGCGTTGTTGACCGTGGGCTCGCTGTCGGACCACCTGGGGCGCAAGCCGGTGATTTTCGCCGCGCTGGTCCTGGATATGCTGGCGATGTTGCTGTTTATCAATGAGGGCAGCGTGGCCTGGCTGATTGCTGCACGCACGTTGCAAGGTTTCGCCACTGGCATGGCCACCGCCGTGCTCGGTGCCGCGCTGCTCGACCACGATCGCCAGCAGGGGCCGCTGGTCAACAGTGTGGCGCCGTTGCTGGGTATGGCGTGCGGTGCGATGGGCAGCAGCGTGCTGGTGGAGTTCGCGCCGCTGCCGACGCAGTTGATCTACTGGACACTGTTCGTGCTGATGCTGTTGCAGGCGCTGTACGTATGGCGCCTGCCGGAAACCGTGAGCCGCATTCCGGGAGCCTTGGCCTCGTTGCGCCCGACCTTGCATGTGCCGCCCCAGGCGCGCCGGGCGTTGTGGTTGTCGCTGCCGGTGGATGTGGCGGTGTGGGCGATGGGCGGGTTCTATCTGTCGTTGGCGCCCTCGCTGGTACGGGCAGCGACCGGTTCCACGTCCAACCTGATCGGCGGTGGGCTGGTGGCGGTGCTGACCTTGAGCGGCGCGCTGATGATCTTCAGCCTGCGCAATCGGCCTGCCGACAAAGTCCTGCGCCTGGGGGCAAGCCTGCTGGCCGTCGGTGTGGGGCTGATCCTCATGGCGGTGCACAGTGCCAGTCTGCCGCTGTTTTTCATGGCCACGCTGGTTGCGGGCAGCGGTTTCGGCGCCGGTTTTCTTGGCGCGTTGCGCAGCGTGGTGCCCCTGGCGCTGCCCCACGAGCGGGCCGGCCTGATGTCGGCGTTTTATGTGTTGAGCTACCTGGCGTTCTGCCTGCCGTCGCTGCTGGCGGGCAACCTGATCCGCAGTTTCGGCCTGATCGCCACCACCGATGGCTATGGCGTTGTGCTGATCCTGCTATCGCTTGGTGCCCTGGGCGGTCTGCTGGTACAGGGCTCGGTAAAACGTGCTTATAGGTAA
- a CDS encoding ABC transporter permease gives MSSELQPNLVALQTIIYREVKRFTRIWPQTLLPPAITMVLYFVIFGNLIGRQIGDMGGFTYMEYIVPGLIMMSVITNAYGNVVSSFFGSKFQRSIEELMVSPVSPHTILIGYTVGGVLRGLMVGVIVTLLSLFFTHLQVHHLGVTILVVVLTATIFSLLGFINAVFARNFDDISIIPTFVLTPLTYLGGVFYSITLLPPFWQTVSLANPVLHMVNAFRYGILGVSDIKISVAITFMLVATVVLYIGCAKLLVSGRGMRT, from the coding sequence ATGAGTTCCGAACTGCAACCCAACCTCGTCGCGCTGCAAACCATCATCTATCGCGAAGTGAAACGCTTTACCCGGATCTGGCCGCAGACCCTGCTACCGCCGGCGATCACCATGGTCCTGTACTTCGTGATCTTCGGTAACCTGATTGGCCGGCAGATCGGCGACATGGGTGGTTTTACCTACATGGAGTACATCGTGCCGGGGCTGATCATGATGTCGGTGATCACCAACGCCTACGGCAACGTGGTGTCGAGTTTCTTCGGCAGCAAGTTCCAGCGTTCGATCGAGGAACTGATGGTGTCGCCGGTGTCGCCGCATACCATCCTGATCGGCTACACCGTGGGCGGCGTGCTGCGTGGCCTGATGGTCGGCGTGATCGTGACGTTGCTGTCGCTGTTCTTCACCCACCTGCAGGTGCATCACCTCGGGGTCACCATTCTGGTGGTGGTGTTGACGGCGACGATTTTCTCGCTGCTGGGCTTCATCAACGCCGTGTTTGCACGCAACTTCGATGATATTTCGATCATCCCGACATTCGTGCTGACGCCGCTGACCTACCTGGGCGGGGTGTTCTATTCGATCACCTTGCTGCCACCGTTCTGGCAGACCGTGTCGTTGGCCAACCCGGTGCTGCATATGGTCAACGCGTTCCGTTACGGCATTCTGGGGGTGTCGGACATCAAGATCAGCGTGGCGATCACCTTCATGCTGGTGGCGACCGTGGTGCTGTATATCGGCTGCGCGAAGCTGCTGGTGAGCGGGCGTGGGATGCGTACCTGA
- the sugE gene encoding quaternary ammonium compound efflux SMR transporter SugE — MSWIILFFAGLFEVGWAVGLKYTDGFSKPLPTALTIVAMAISLGLLGLAVKELPLGTAYAVWTGVGAVGTVIAGIILFGESMALFRLASVALIICGLIGLKIST; from the coding sequence ATGTCCTGGATCATTCTGTTTTTTGCCGGATTGTTTGAAGTCGGCTGGGCCGTCGGCTTGAAATACACCGATGGCTTCAGCAAGCCCCTGCCCACCGCCCTGACGATTGTCGCCATGGCCATCAGCCTTGGCCTGCTGGGGCTGGCCGTGAAGGAACTGCCGCTGGGCACCGCCTATGCAGTCTGGACCGGCGTGGGCGCCGTGGGTACGGTGATTGCCGGGATTATCCTGTTTGGCGAATCCATGGCGTTGTTTCGGTTGGCCAGTGTGGCGTTGATTATTTGCGGGCTCATTGGGCTCAAGATCAGCACTTAG
- a CDS encoding glutathione S-transferase family protein: MLKIWGRKNSSNVRKALWCAEELGLDYESIDAGGAFGVVDTPQYRALNPNGRVPMIEDGDFVLWESNTIVRYLCAKQGGSWYPSDVKARASAEKWMDWTTSTLAEPFKTVFWGILRTPAEKQNWDSIHAARQACIDVLGTVEKALAEQPYLSGSEFGMGDIPLGCFIYAWFEMPIERPAMPNLEAWYQRLQQRPAYRKAVMTALT; this comes from the coding sequence ATGCTGAAAATCTGGGGTCGTAAAAATTCATCAAACGTCAGGAAAGCACTGTGGTGCGCCGAAGAACTCGGCCTGGACTATGAGTCAATCGATGCGGGCGGGGCGTTTGGTGTGGTCGACACCCCGCAGTATCGGGCGCTGAACCCCAACGGCCGAGTGCCGATGATCGAAGACGGCGACTTTGTACTGTGGGAGTCCAATACCATCGTGCGTTACCTCTGCGCCAAGCAGGGGGGGAGTTGGTATCCCAGTGATGTGAAGGCGCGCGCCAGCGCCGAGAAGTGGATGGACTGGACCACTTCCACTCTCGCCGAGCCGTTCAAGACGGTGTTCTGGGGCATCCTGCGCACCCCGGCGGAAAAACAGAACTGGGACAGCATTCACGCCGCGCGCCAAGCCTGCATCGATGTGCTCGGCACCGTGGAAAAAGCCCTCGCCGAGCAGCCGTATCTGTCGGGCAGCGAATTCGGCATGGGTGATATTCCCCTGGGCTGCTTTATCTACGCCTGGTTCGAAATGCCTATCGAACGGCCTGCGATGCCCAATCTAGAGGCCTGGTACCAACGCCTGCAACAGCGCCCGGCCTATCGCAAAGCGGTCATGACCGCGTTGACTTAA
- a CDS encoding TetR/AcrR family transcriptional regulator — translation MAIKEGLRPGGRSARVQESVHTAVRELLEAHERSSVTVPMIAARAGVTPSTIYRRWGDLSVLLADVALARLRPDSEPANTGSLRGDLQAWAEQYLDEMSSEPGRHMMRDVQCSQTPGYCVALIGGQLQVIVDRYPGEQAPSVERLINLLAAPTVFRILFADAPLPVEELHALIELALKP, via the coding sequence ATGGCGATAAAAGAAGGCCTCCGCCCGGGGGGCCGTAGTGCCCGGGTCCAAGAATCCGTCCATACGGCGGTGCGCGAATTGCTGGAAGCCCATGAGCGTTCCAGCGTCACCGTGCCGATGATTGCCGCGCGCGCAGGCGTCACGCCGTCGACCATCTACCGGCGCTGGGGCGACCTTTCGGTGCTGCTGGCCGATGTGGCCCTGGCACGCCTGCGCCCGGACAGCGAACCGGCCAACACCGGCAGCCTGCGCGGCGACCTGCAAGCCTGGGCCGAGCAGTATCTGGATGAGATGAGTTCAGAGCCGGGACGCCACATGATGCGCGACGTGCAATGCAGCCAGACGCCGGGGTATTGCGTGGCGCTGATTGGCGGGCAGTTGCAGGTGATCGTGGATCGCTATCCCGGCGAACAGGCGCCCAGCGTGGAGCGGTTGATCAACCTGCTGGCGGCGCCGACGGTGTTCAGGATCTTGTTTGCGGATGCGCCGTTGCCGGTGGAAGAGCTGCATGCGCTGATCGAGTTGGCACTAAAGCCATAA
- a CDS encoding ABC transporter ATP-binding protein: MSSALSIRQLTKTYGNGFQALSGIDLDVAEGDFFALLGPNGAGKSTTIGILSTLVNKTSGTVNIFGHDLDTSPAALKRSIGVVPQEFNFNQFEKTFDIVVTQAGYYGIPAKIAKERAEQYLTQLGLWDKRDVPSRSLSGGMKRRLMIARALVHEPRLLILDEPTAGVDIELRRSMWTFLTELNEKGITIILTTHYLEEAEQLCRNIGIIDHGTIVENTSMRNLLGQLHVETFLLDLKSNLSVPPQLLGYPSRLVDSHTLEVQVDKAMGITALFTQLATQNIEVLSLRNKTNRLEELFVSLVEKNLAKVAL; this comes from the coding sequence ATGAGTTCCGCTCTGTCCATCCGGCAGCTAACCAAAACCTACGGCAACGGTTTCCAGGCCCTGAGTGGTATCGATCTGGACGTTGCCGAAGGTGACTTCTTCGCCTTGCTCGGCCCCAACGGTGCCGGCAAGTCCACCACCATCGGCATTCTGTCGACCCTGGTCAATAAGACCAGCGGCACAGTGAACATCTTCGGTCATGACCTGGACACATCCCCGGCCGCGCTCAAGCGTTCCATCGGCGTGGTGCCCCAGGAGTTCAACTTCAACCAGTTCGAAAAGACCTTCGACATCGTCGTGACCCAGGCCGGTTACTACGGCATCCCGGCGAAAATCGCCAAGGAACGTGCCGAGCAATACCTGACCCAACTGGGCCTGTGGGACAAGCGCGACGTCCCCTCGCGCTCGCTGTCCGGCGGCATGAAGCGGCGCCTGATGATTGCCCGCGCGCTGGTGCATGAACCGCGCCTGCTGATCCTCGATGAGCCCACCGCCGGCGTGGACATCGAACTGCGCCGCTCGATGTGGACCTTCCTCACCGAACTGAACGAGAAGGGCATCACCATCATCCTCACCACCCATTACCTGGAAGAGGCTGAGCAGCTGTGCCGCAACATCGGCATCATCGACCACGGCACCATTGTCGAGAACACCAGCATGCGTAACCTGCTGGGCCAGTTGCATGTGGAAACCTTCCTGCTCGACTTGAAGAGCAATCTGTCGGTGCCGCCGCAGCTGCTCGGTTACCCGAGCCGCCTGGTCGACAGCCACACCCTGGAAGTGCAGGTGGACAAAGCCATGGGCATCACCGCGCTGTTCACGCAGTTGGCGACCCAGAACATCGAAGTGCTGAGCCTGCGCAACAAAACCAATCGCCTTGAGGAGTTGTTCGTGTCCCTGGTGGAGAAAAATCTGGCGAAGGTGGCGTTATGA